The genomic DNA ATCTCCTCCACCACGCGCCGGGCGGTGTCCTCCAGCGACGAGAACGCCTCGTCCGGACGGCCCGCGTCGTGCCCGGGCAGCTCCACGCCGTACACGGCCACCGCGCCGCCCGCGGCGTCCAGCGCCTGTGCCAGCGGCTCGAAGTTGATCGCGTTGCCACCCGCGTACGGGAAGCAGATCAGCGCGCATTCGGCGGCGCCGCGTTCGGCGGACAGCGACAGCAGCAGCTCCTGCGGGCCCTGTTCGGCCTCGGTCGCCGCCGCGAGGTTGGCGCGGGCGGCCTCGCCCAGCGCCGCCAGGGTGGAGTTGCGCATCAGGTCGGTGAGCGAGACCAGCCCGTCGAGTTCCATGACCACGCGCATCGCGGCGAGCGAGGCACCGCCGAGCAGGAAGAAGTTGTCGTCGAGGGAGATCTCCTCCAGCGGTGTGTCCAGGACCGTGGCCCACACCCGCGCGATACGCCGGTCCACCTCGTCGAGGGGCCGCCGGTCGGCCGGCTGCTCCGGCACCGAGGCGGTCTCGGCCGCGTCGGCCGGGCCGGCGCGGAAGGTGTGCCGCGCCCGCTCCTCTCCCAGCAGACGCAGACCGTCGCGGTCGCGGCGCCCGTACAGGCCGGTCTCGACCGGGTCCCGCCCGTCGGCGAGCAGAACGACCCGGCCGACGGTGGCGAAGGGCACCGCGAGACCGTGCTCGTCGACCACGCGGGCCCGGACAGCGGCACCGGGCTGCGGGAGGAAGGCCGCCAGCTCCGTGGGGAGGGCGTCGGCCCGCTCGGCCCGCTCCAGCTCGGCCAGCTCGTCTTCGGCCAGCAGGTTCGCCAGGTGGTGCGGGGCGCCCGGATCAGCCGTCATCTGCTCGAAGGCGGCGGCGTAGCAGGCACCCATCCGGGCGATCTGCCACGGCTCGAAGAGATGGGCGTGGTAGTGCAGGCTCAGGCGGACCTCGTCGGTGACGAAGTGCCGGGAGAACTCCGCTCGCAGCACGAACTCGGTCTCGGAGTTGGCCCGCACGTCCAGCAGGGAGAAGCCGTCCTGCGCCTCCAGCTGCTTGAGCAGGTAGAAGTGCGTGAAGTTGAAGGCGGTTTCGAAGAGCTCCTTCTGGGTGCCGAGGTCCCGCTTCATCTGCGCCATGGGGTAGCGGCGGGCGGGCAGCAGGTCGGTCTCGGAGCGGTAGACCTGCCGGACCAGCTCCTCCCAGGTCCCCTCGGCGGCGTCCACCCGGAAGGGAACGGTGTTGAGGAAGAGCCCGATGGCACGGGTGGCGTCCTCCGCCTCGGGACGGCCGCTGTGCTCGTAGCCGACCATCACGTCGGGTTCGCCCGAGACGAGCGAGAGCACCTTCGCGTGCGCGGCCATCAGCACGTTCTTGACCGGCACGGACAGCTGGTTGGCGAGCGCCACGATGCGGTCGGAGAGCCCCCGGGCGAACTCCACCTCGTGGAACACCACGGGGAGGACGTCCGCCTCGGCCTCCTGGCGGGTCCGCGGCAGCGCCGTGAAGGTGCTGTCCTCCAGCAGGTCCGCCCAGAAGGCGCGGTGCTCGTCGTCGGCCAGCGAGCGGCGCTCCAGCGCGACGTAGGTGCGGGCGTGGTTGTCCACGGTGGCATCCGGCAGTTCCCGGCCGTCGCGCAGCCGGTGGAACAGGTCGAACAGCGTGGTGTGCACCAGGGTGATGCTCCAGCCGTCCAGCGCGGAGTTGTGCTGGCTCAGGCTGTAGCGGAACAGGTCGTCCGACAGGACGTGCACGTGCAGCCGTACCAGCCCCGGCTCCGTCCAGACGAACTGGTGCGCCTTCTCCCGCACGGCCCAGTCGCGGTACCACTCCTCCTGTTCGGTCTCGCTCATCCCGCGCAGGTCGGCGATGTACAGCGGCAGCGGAGCGTCCTCGTGCACCAGCTGGAGGTACTCGCTGTAGCCGGTCAGGTGGTAGCTGGTCCGGAAGATCGGGTTGCGGCGGACCAGGATGCGTACCGCTTCCTCGAAGCACGTGGCGTCGAAGGAGCTCTGGATCATGTAGCTGAGGATGTCGTGATACTCGGCGGTGCCGTGCGACAGCTCGCTCTGGAAGACCAGGCCGGCCTGGAGCTGCGTCATCGGGTACGCGTCCTCGACGCCGGCGGGGATCAGCGCGCGGTCCTCGGGCTCCAGCAGCTCGAACGGGCTGAGCGCGGCGGGCTGTTCACCCGGCCCGGACCGGGCGAGGCTGCGCGCCAGCTGCGCCACCGTGGGGTTCTGGAAGAACTGCTGGAACGTGAAGTCCAGCCCGCCCGCGCGGGCTTTCGCCAGGACGGTGACGAAGTGGATCGAGTTGCCGCCGAGGGCGAAGAAGTTGTCGTTCACTCCCACGCGCTCATGGCCGAGCACCTCGCCCCAGATGCGGGCCAGCTCGGCCTCCTGCGGCGTGCCGGGGGCCACGTAGGCGGCGCTTTCGGACTCGGCCGGACCGGGCTCGGGAAGGGCACGCCGGTCCAGCTTGCCGTTCGGGGAGAGCGGGAAGGTGTCGAGGGCGACGAGACGCGCCGGGACCATGTAGTCGGGCAGTGTCACACCGAGGTGCCGCTTGAGGTCCTCTTCGGTGAGGGCGTCCGCCGACTGGACGTAGCCGCACAGGTGGGTCTGACCGTCCTCGGCCTTGCGGGCGAGCACCACGGCGTCCTTGACCTGGGGGTGGCGGCGCAGCGACTCCTCGATCTCGCCGAGCTCGATGCGGTAGCCGCGCACCTTGACCTGGTGGTCGATACGGCCCAGGTAGTCGATGCTGCCGTCGGGCAGCCACCGGGCCAGGTCGCCCGTGCGGTAGACGCGCTCCTCACCGGCGGCCGGGGCGGCGACGAACCGCTCGGCGGTCAGTTCCGGCCGGCCGAGGTAGCCGCGGGCCAGACCGACACCGGCGATGCACAGTTCGCCGGGCACACCGACCGGCTGGGGCCGCAGTCCGGAGTCGAGGACGAGGATGCGGGTGTTGTCGATCGGGCGGCCGATCGGGACCCGGTCCACGTCGTCGGGCCCGCACGCGTGGTGGGTCACGTCGACGGTGGCCTCGGTGGGGCCGTACAGGTTGATCAGCCGGGCGGCCGGGCCCGTGGTGGCGGCGGCGACCTCGGCGAAGCGCCGGACGTGGTGCGGCGTGAGCGCCTCACCGCTGGCGAAGACCTGGCGCAGCGACACCAGCCCGGCCTGTACGCCCGCTCCCACGACGAAGTCGAGGAAGGCGCCCAGCATGGACGGCACGAAGTGCATGGTGGTCACGCCGTACCGCTCGATGGCGGTGACCAGCGCCTCCGGGTCGCGTTCCGCGCCGGGGTCGGGCAGGCACACCGCGGCGCCCTCGAACATCCACCAGAACAGCTCCCAGACGGACACGTCGAAGGAGGTGGGCGTCTTCTGCATGATCACGTCGGCGGACGTGACGGGGTAGGCGCGCTGCATCCAGTTGATGCGGTTGACCACCGAGCGGTGCTCGATCTGGACGCCCTTGGGATTGCCGGTCGAGCCCGAGGTGTAGATGACGTACGCCAGGTCGCGGGCGTCGCCGATGACCTCCGGCGCCGTGCTGTCCTTTGCGTACGCGGACTCGTCGGTCAGGTCGAGTACCTCGCGGCCCTCGTGGACCAGGTCGCGGTGGCGGGGCGTGCTGAGGACGAGACGAGCGGCGCTGTCGTCCAGGACGTAGCGGATGCGCTCGACGGGGTAGCCGGGGTCCACCGGCAGATAGGCGGCGCCGGCCTTGAGGACGGCGTAGACGGCGACGAGCAGCTGCGGCGAGCGGTCGGCCAGCACCGCGACGAGGTCGTCGCGGCCCACGCCCCGCTCGCGCAGCGTCCGCGCCAGCCGGTTGGCACGGGCGTCGAGTTCGGCGTAGGTGAGCCGGAAGCCGTCGCCGACCACGGCGGTGGCGTCCGGGGTCAGCCGCGCCTGCCGGGTGAACAGCTCGTCGAGGCGCACGGTGTCCTCGAACGCGGCGTCGGTGCCGTTGGCCCGCGCGAGCACGGCCCGGTCGGCGTCCGCTCGCAGGTCGAGCGCGGCCAGCGGGTCGTCCGGGGCGGCGATGGCTCCGGCCAGCAGCACCGCGCAGTGCGCGAGCAGCCGCCCGGCGGTGTCGGCGCTGTGCTGCCCGGCACGGTGGCGCAGCTCCAGGCGCAGGCCTTCGCCGTCGCGGACGAGGGCGAACACCACCGCGAACCGCGGCCGGGCGGCCGGTGCCTCGTGCTCCTCGCGTACGACGTCGACCAGGACGTCCGCGAAGGGGTGTGTGTCGTGGTCGGCGGCGGCGCCGAACTCCCCGGCGAGGATCTCGACCGGGAAGTCCTGGTGCTCCAGTGCGGCGACCAGCCGGGGCTTGGCGTCGGCGAGGACCGCGCGGAACGTCGACTCGGGCGTGAACGGCAGGCGCAGCACCAGCCCGTCGGCGAGAGCGGGGGCCGCCGCGTCCGCGGACGTGGCGGGGATGGCGACGACGGCCTCCTCACCGCCGGTGTAGCGCTGGAGCAGGGTGCCGACGGCGGCGACGAGCACGGTGTGCAGCGCCATCGGCCGGCCACGGGTCAGCGTGTCCAGTCCGGCGGTCAGTTCGGCGCCGAGGGGCAGCACGGTCGTCGTGTGCGGGCCCGTCCCGGCGAGACGGCCCGGGGCATCGGACGGGAAGCCGGTGCGCTCGGGCAGGGCGGCGAGTGCCGCGCGCCAGAACGCTCCCTCGCGGGGACGTTGCGCCGCGGCAACCTTGAGCCGGCCGAGAGTTTCCAGGGATTGCACGGTACCTTCCAGAAACGAGAGTGCTGGGTCAGAAGTCGAAGTCGAAGTCCGGCACGGCCTGCGTGGTGGCTGCCACCACGTTCATGCTGTGCAGGGCCGTGTCGGGTGCGGTGACGGCCGCGTCGAACAGGGCGAGCAGTTCGTCGCGGAACAGTTCGACGGTCCCCGGCAGGAACAGGTGGGTGCTGTAGGCCCAGTGGGCCGTGAAGCCCTCCGGGGCGTCGTCGATCTGCAGGTTGAGGTCGAAGAGAGTGCGTCCGGTGGCTTCCGGTGTCCAGCGCGGGCGGCCGCCGAGGAAGTCGACCTGGTGCAGTCCGGTGTCCTGGACCGCGAAGAGCGTGTCGAACATGGGGTGCCGGCTGTAGTCCCGCTCCCCCGCGGCGGCCACCAGTTCCCCGAACGGGAAGTCCTGGTGATCGGCGGCCGCCATCGCGTGGTCGGCCACCGCACGCAGGTGGGCGCGGAACGAAAGCTCCGGTCGCGGGTTGAGCCGAAGGCACAGGGTGTTGACGAACATGCCCTGGGTGCGCTCCACGCCGGGCAGGTGGCGCCCGGACACGGGCGTGCCCACGGTGACGTCGTCGCTGCCGCTCATCCGCCCCAGGAACGCCGTGTATCCGGCGAGCAGGACGTGGAAGGGGGTCACCCCCTCCGCGCGCGCCAGCTCACGGATCGCGTGGCTGAGTTCCGCGGCGAGCGGGAACGACAGGTGGGCCCCTTCGGTCCGGCGCACCGGGGGCCGGGGCAGGTCGGTGGGCAGGTCCAGCGGCCGTACCGGCGTGGCATAGGTACGGCGCCAGAACTCCCCCTGGGCCAGGGCGTGTTCCCGTCCCGCGGGCCCCGCGGCCCAGCGGGCGTAGTCGGCGTAGCCGACCTCGGGCCGCGCGGGCTCGGCGCCGCCCAGCTGTCGCGCCCACTCGGTGGCCAGCAGGGTGAGGGAGCAGCCGTCGGTGATCAGGTGGTGGATGTCCATGACGAGCCGGGCCCGGCCCGGCCGGCGCAGCAGCGCCACGCGCCACAGCGGTGCCCGGTGCGGGTCGAAGGCCCTGACCCACCGGGCCGTCCACGCGTCGGGGTCGGCGTCGTCCGGCAGGTCCACCTCCTCGAGTGCCACCGGGAGTTCCGCGTGCACCCGCTGGTGGGGACGGCCGTCCGCGTCCAGGGTGATGTCGGTGCGCAGCACGTCGTGCCGGGCCACGAGAGCGGCCAGGGTGGTGCGCAGGCGCTCGGCCGACGGGACCTCGGGCAGGTCCACGACGAGCGGCAGGTTGTACTCGGTCCCGGTGGGGTCCTTGACCTGCTCGACGTAGATCCCGTGCTGCTGCGGTGACAACGGGGCCGGCCCCTGGGGGCCGTCCGGGTGGGCGTCCGGTGACAGCGGGCCGTGGCCGGAGGGCTCGGCCCCGCGCAGCCGCTCGGCGAGCGCGGCCACCGTCGGGGCGGTCAGCACCAGCGAGACGGGGCAGGCCAGGTGCAGGGTGCGGCGGATCCGGGCGGACAGCCGCGTGGCGGTCAGCGAGCCGGCGCCGTAGGCGCTCAGCAGGTCGTCGACGCCGAGGCCGGCGATGCCGAGGGTGTCCTCCCACAGGTCGATCAGCGCCCGCTCCAGTTCGTCGCGCGGCGGGCGGCCGCCGGGCGCCGTACCGGTCGCG from Streptomyces avermitilis MA-4680 = NBRC 14893 includes the following:
- a CDS encoding non-ribosomal peptide synthetase; the encoded protein is MQSLETLGRLKVAAAQRPREGAFWRAALAALPERTGFPSDAPGRLAGTGPHTTTVLPLGAELTAGLDTLTRGRPMALHTVLVAAVGTLLQRYTGGEEAVVAIPATSADAAAPALADGLVLRLPFTPESTFRAVLADAKPRLVAALEHQDFPVEILAGEFGAAADHDTHPFADVLVDVVREEHEAPAARPRFAVVFALVRDGEGLRLELRHRAGQHSADTAGRLLAHCAVLLAGAIAAPDDPLAALDLRADADRAVLARANGTDAAFEDTVRLDELFTRQARLTPDATAVVGDGFRLTYAELDARANRLARTLRERGVGRDDLVAVLADRSPQLLVAVYAVLKAGAAYLPVDPGYPVERIRYVLDDSAARLVLSTPRHRDLVHEGREVLDLTDESAYAKDSTAPEVIGDARDLAYVIYTSGSTGNPKGVQIEHRSVVNRINWMQRAYPVTSADVIMQKTPTSFDVSVWELFWWMFEGAAVCLPDPGAERDPEALVTAIERYGVTTMHFVPSMLGAFLDFVVGAGVQAGLVSLRQVFASGEALTPHHVRRFAEVAAATTGPAARLINLYGPTEATVDVTHHACGPDDVDRVPIGRPIDNTRILVLDSGLRPQPVGVPGELCIAGVGLARGYLGRPELTAERFVAAPAAGEERVYRTGDLARWLPDGSIDYLGRIDHQVKVRGYRIELGEIEESLRRHPQVKDAVVLARKAEDGQTHLCGYVQSADALTEEDLKRHLGVTLPDYMVPARLVALDTFPLSPNGKLDRRALPEPGPAESESAAYVAPGTPQEAELARIWGEVLGHERVGVNDNFFALGGNSIHFVTVLAKARAGGLDFTFQQFFQNPTVAQLARSLARSGPGEQPAALSPFELLEPEDRALIPAGVEDAYPMTQLQAGLVFQSELSHGTAEYHDILSYMIQSSFDATCFEEAVRILVRRNPIFRTSYHLTGYSEYLQLVHEDAPLPLYIADLRGMSETEQEEWYRDWAVREKAHQFVWTEPGLVRLHVHVLSDDLFRYSLSQHNSALDGWSITLVHTTLFDLFHRLRDGRELPDATVDNHARTYVALERRSLADDEHRAFWADLLEDSTFTALPRTRQEAEADVLPVVFHEVEFARGLSDRIVALANQLSVPVKNVLMAAHAKVLSLVSGEPDVMVGYEHSGRPEAEDATRAIGLFLNTVPFRVDAAEGTWEELVRQVYRSETDLLPARRYPMAQMKRDLGTQKELFETAFNFTHFYLLKQLEAQDGFSLLDVRANSETEFVLRAEFSRHFVTDEVRLSLHYHAHLFEPWQIARMGACYAAAFEQMTADPGAPHHLANLLAEDELAELERAERADALPTELAAFLPQPGAAVRARVVDEHGLAVPFATVGRVVLLADGRDPVETGLYGRRDRDGLRLLGEERARHTFRAGPADAAETASVPEQPADRRPLDEVDRRIARVWATVLDTPLEEISLDDNFFLLGGASLAAMRVVMELDGLVSLTDLMRNSTLAALGEAARANLAAATEAEQGPQELLLSLSAERGAAECALICFPYAGGNAINFEPLAQALDAAGGAVAVYGVELPGHDAGRPDEAFSSLEDTARRVVEEIRDKAGDRPLMLWGHCVGSALAVETARLLEAEGTTPAEVFVGGKLLHDAATTRQGIEQAAAMADEDIVRWLVDETGFTGFDSLRPEHAAFVAGVFRHDAGSANGYLLAADEHGPKARLSAPLTTVFTADDPLTPGHAERYTAWSLFADQPRLVELTDGGHYFCRTAAPAVADLVLSRWQAASGRG